Genomic segment of Arachis hypogaea cultivar Tifrunner chromosome 11, arahy.Tifrunner.gnm2.J5K5, whole genome shotgun sequence:
TAGGCATCGAATTGATCAAAACAacgaaaaaaaattctaaacttaaaagtttagaaatcaaattagtaatgaaaattctatttttgttgttgtttttactcGTTAACGATACAGTTATGAAAATATAAATGATGATTAATTAATAATagaatattaatttataaaataaagagtatattttaaaattaaataatatataaaggatcaactaataaataaaattaaataaaaactatttgacaattaataaaaaattttaaaaatatattttattattaggaCTAGGGTGTCAAAAATTTTCAGGAGGTGGGGATTCCTGCGGGGATCGTCCCGGATGGGGCTCCAATGGTGAGAAATTTTTCTGTGGGGATGGGAATGGAGAGCGAAATTTTTCCGAGATAggcgcggggacccgagcggggattCCCGCCCCATTTCCGATAATTCCCCAAATTTTTAAACTTACTTAATAACccttattttatttctaatataggggttcttttagtaatttcactcattgaaaaattataaCGCTATTgttcaagattttattttatggactatGATTTGCTATGTTATATTTCTAGACTTATAATCTTGAATaagatatgtttgtgtgtttgtaataatattttgtagtttgttttttagtttttttatattttttattataattttcataCGAATATTAAACATAGAGAGATGGGAAATGAGACCCACGAAAAATGTGGAAAACGCGAAGAACGATGATGGGGACAATTATTTCCCCATAGCAAGAAACAGAACGAGAACGGGAATTAATTCTGGGAGCGGAGACGGAGAATAGGGAGGCATTGTCCGCTCCATTGACATCTCTAATTAGGACTATTTTAATAGTTTAGATGTTTTGCAACCATCAAACCTTTTACCGAGTTAGGTTGATATCCTAATTGTTTTTCTAGACTTTCTCTACAGCAAAACGGTAAACGTATACTGCTGAAGAGTGCTACAACAACGAAGTTCATCATGTGAAGAAAAAATATAGCTTCATCACCATAGTAAGACCCATAataataatcttaaaatcaattttatcatatagtcaccaaaaaaaaaaaaaatcaattttatcataTGAGTAATTATCACGTTTGTTAATTATCTATATAGTTCTAggatttaatttttcttgcaaaGTTGGGGTATTACGGCTTGAATGAATCCCTAAGTCCTTAACTCAACCTTTTCCAGTTATTGTATGTAAATAATGCAAGACTCCGTGCGATAAAAAATGTGAAATTTATTTCATGTAAATCTCATATTTCAGAAATAAATATTCTCACTCGTATTTTAATAacgttatttattattttttttatataaaattttgtaaatatACGAGACAAAAAGTCATGTGTGATACATGTGGAAtgacattataaaaaataattgaataatatatTTCTTTAATAAAAGATTTGCTAATTTGATATACAAATCaatgaatatataatttttttaaattataatttctaaaataatcCTTATGGATTATAACAAtagtatttgaataatttttagaGTAATCATGATATATATAGGTCTTGTTTATTTTGTCTCTCTACTGTATTCCTCATTTTGCTATTCAAAAACTACAAATCATTGATGGAATATTCCTTATTTTAGTAGTTCAGCATTATCTTAAATCAACTTGAATCAGTCCATACCATCTTTTTGTTCTGATAAATTGGAAGATTTACAATAAAAGCATCTTAAAACATCCAAAGAAAAACACTAGATTtgtcattctattttttttttcttaaaccaaaaattaaatattatggcACATCTTCTATCCAAGGGAATTTTCCTTCAAACACCATTAACACTCCTTTCATATTTTTTAGATACATGATCAAGTTCAATGCTACTACTGTTATCATTGCTACCATCACCAACCCCTTTGTACTTATACCACTTGGCACATACTATAAAGTAACACAAATTAATCACTCCAACACCACCAATTATGAAATAAAAGTAATCTAATCTCCCTTTGTTCAAATCCTGAGGTAACCAATTCCCAGTTGCAGATTTCTCTGTCACTTTATGAATAACTGAAATCAGCAAACTACTCAAATAACTTGATCCAGCAAGGCCACAGAAGAATAGTGATCCTGCAAGGCTTCTCATGTTTTCTGGAAACTGTTTGTAGTAAAATTCAACTTGTCCAACCAATGTGAATGCTTCAGATAACCCTGCTAGTGCTAATTGAGGGATTAGCCATGAACCTGACATTGAAGAAATTGCACCATTTCTTGGCATAATTCCTAGTGGTTTTGTTAGAGCCattgttcttctttgctcttcAACAATACCAGATACTATCATGCATAGTATTGAGATGAACATTCCAATTCCCATTCTTTGGAGAAGTGTGAATCCACCTTCTTTCTTTGTTACCTGTTACAATAAAGATAAATAGTTATCACTGCTAGGAATAGAAAAGGTTCTAGAATCTTTCTGGCTTGGTTATAATTTTTAACATTTCTTACCCTTTGAAGAAGAGGCACAACTTTCCTGTCATAGATTGGAATCCATATTGTCAAGCTAAGCATGGTGAAGATGGTGTAGGAGGCGGCCGGGATCTGGAAATTGGAGTGGAATACTCGCCGGTCGGATTGAAGGGCTTGGAACACCAGCATCGTGTTCTGTTGGACGAGTGCGACGTAGTAGACGATGCCTGAAAGCCAAATTGGGATCACTCTTAGCAAGCATTTGAGTTCTTCCACCTGCTGTATGCTGCAAAGGTTCCAAGGATCAGATGCAGATCCATCCTGGTTTATATGATCTTGTGGGGTTACAATTGCAGCTTTGTCAAGGAACCTGttaaaaatctcaacattttcagAACAAATCACTTTCCATGATATTGAAGTCACATGTTCAAAATTTGTGTATCTTTTAGAAGAATCTCTTACTCTTAGTTACCTGAATTGACATGTGTGAGGAAGCTTGGAATTGATAGAGTGTGGAGGCATATAATCAAAAAGTGAAAGCAATGGATCCTGATCAGGTAAATTCAATCCCCTTTTCTTGAAAGAAACAACCACCACTTGAACAATACTAGTTACAGGGCTACCAGTTGCTTTAACCTTCACATATGACTTGCTTCCCAAGTAATAAACGACACACGAAAACAGCATCAATCCGGCAGGGATTCCGAGTCCCACAGCCCAGCTCACATTGGACTGAATATACACAATCAATGACAGAGACACCATCTGTGCAAATGTGAATGTGAAAAAGTACCAATTGAAGAAGCTATTGATTCCTTTCTTTCCTGACTCTGTGTTTGGGTTGAATTGATCTGCTCCAAATGCTAAGTTACATGGCCTTATCCCTGCGGCTCCAACGATAAGGAGCGCAAATCCAGCCAGTAGGAACGTCATTTGGCCGGCGTTTGGTCCTTCGCATATGGTGCTAGAGTTTCCACATTGTGGTGGATGCATGGTCTTGATTGCCGCTGTTAGTTGTATGGTAAGCAAGCCCTGTTTGGAGATACAAACATGAAGTAAATGCATGTTTCAAAGTGAAATTTGTATAATCTTTATTTTTGATATGGTCTTTTAACATATATCTTGTGGTGATTTCAATTCAATTAATGTAAATATGTAGTTATGTGATTTTGAACAGGATGCGCACACATAGGCCAGGCCCGGCTGTGCATTGGCCTAGCCTTGGTGCACATATGCTAGGCCAAGGTGCACGCGGGCCAGGCCTTCATGCTCGCCGACTAGGCCTTAATAACTAAATTCACATTTAACCAAGTTGGGTTAGTCTAgtagttagctcactagtcctCTTAAGCAAGTGTCGAGAGTTCGAATCCCACCTTGTGCATAcagcaactcattggccaacggcaaacccttaaatggagttcgGTACCGCGGCGTATCAGTGCTTGGCCTGCcaggttgggggataccgtggaaaactaaaaaaaaaaaaaaaaactaaattcacATTTAGTTGTACTTGTACTGCAATCCACCACCATGTGATTTTAGTGATTAACTTGCTATTAGGGTTTTGAATTCCATTTTGTGTAAAATGATATCTTTGGTTTATTTGGATCTTTTTGAGTTAACTACTATCCATCAATGATTAAATTGAATTAGGGAATAAAGTGATTTCCAAAGTAAGATACTTAAAGTATGTATTACATACACTTAAATGAATACaatattagattaaattaatACCAGAAAGGAGGCAACAGTGCAGAATCCAAGAGTCTTGAAGCGACCAAAATATGTGTCACATAGAAAAGCTCCAAGCAAGGTTGATAAACTTGCACTACCATTGAAGATGTTGATGATGTTTGTAGCTGTGATACTATCCAAGTTGAACACTGTTGTAAGATACACTAGCAGGTTTGCTAAGGTTCCAATTGTTCCCAGCTTCTCAAAGGTTTCATTTCCTGCATGAATTTGATTTAATAATAATGTAACAAAGAAGCTAACCTAAGTTTATTTGACTTGCTTACCAATGATGAAGGGCATTACTTTCCATCCCCTGTATTTAATCTTGTTATTTGACTCATCTTGGTTTGTAATAACAACACTTTTCTCATTGTTTTCTAGGCTTTTCCTCTCATTCTTTTCTTCCATGGTTTCTTTTTTGCTAACAAGGTCCATGAATATGGGAATTGCTGCTTAAGAAAACCAAAGAAGAATGAGGATAGAAAGATTAGAACTTCTCAAGTGATGGAGAGAGATCTAAACTACATGCTATTATAAGTAattccttcctttctttctttctgttcTTTTGGACACTAGCAGTGTTTAATTTATTCTCTCGGTAGCTTGTTATGAATTTATAGGTGTGAAGcgcagttttattttattttattttattttttgttttgcgTTATATTTTCGATTGAAAAAATGATatcatatacttttttttttaatttaataggttaaagattaaatttaaactttatttaacaATTTATCATTAATCAATATATTACTATATACACAAAGTAGAATATGGGAGACTCTAATTGAAGATTTCGTCCtatctaataataaaaagaatatgAGTCGATTTAGTAtattatgtaaaataaataattctattttttccctttaaattttgGTGTCAATTTAGCAGCGAAGAAAAAAGAGGGGCATGGAGGATAAAATTTGAGAGGGCCTCACCATGTTCTCATCTTCTCATTGTGGGTCTCACCCTTTAACTACAATAATTTAGATAAATTTACACTTTTTCCTAAAAATGAAATTTTCTTtctattaactaaaaaaaaaagtcaaagggTAATGTTTTACTAACATAAGTTCTCAATACATCCATTGCCAGATTCAGAAATTTAAGTTGAAATCTAAAAATTTGTATGATTAACTATTGTATTATATATTTAGTGTTGTTggtttcttttattatttctaataaaattttgttgagaaaataataaatacgTCTTTGACCTTTTGATTCACagacatttaaatttttaaaaatttgaaaatatatttaagtttttgatctttttaaaatttaaacatatcGATTTCTCATATTCACTTGGGTCAGTCAGacccaataaaaaaaaatcaaatgtgaCTTCTATTGTACTAATCTAGTTGATAGAGATATACACGtgagaaagtttttaaaataggACAAATTAACCTCAAAGATCGATGTGTCCAAATTTTAAAGAGATTAggaacttaaatgtatttttaaatcctCAAAGACTTAAATGTCTGCGGACCAAAAAGTTAGGGATCAATttatcattttctcaattttgtttaacaaatattatatcaaatagaaatttataataaaaatataattttatattttaatattattgataacaaaaagtattttttttcctCTAATATTTTCTGTGTAAtgcatttaaaataaattagtaaatacaatatgtaaaatatattcatattaaaaaatattttacttaatatgttttaatttataaaaaaataaataaagtttaaaataaattaactttatatatatattcttaatatattcaattagaaattattataaaaattaaaatatttttatatgataatagatgtaagaatttaaaaaactaaaaaataaaagaaataataaaaaattattgaacaaaATGACTTGACctataaaaatatattgttatgaGTGGAAAAAAGCTAatgatttaaaaagtaaaaaatgagATTTAAACTTAAGTTTTGCAGTATAAAAGGTTTACTAGAAAATTATTAGAATAGTAAGACTATCATTAATTTTTCTTATACCATCTAATTTATAATGAAAGCTTGAAATTTATTAGAGGGGCTATGGCCACCACTTGCCCTCTTGTCCGCCTATGAATATATCCAAATTAAGATTTGGCAATATCTAAAATagagtatatttttaatatatatatatataagaaaagataaaaaaatacattcttaaaagatatattttctcatttttttataatgaatTCAATCTTTATCGTTAGATgagatttgataaaaaaaataataataaataaacttgaatataaaaacacaataaataaaaaagaataatcaTACGAAGCCGAAAATAACACACATGTATGATGACCCTAGTGCATATTGGACTTGAATCAAACAAAACGAGTGGTTGAAACAATGTAATCTCACACGCTTCTTTTAACCaaaattattagatattgctTGTTTAATTTGACAATGATTGAATGAATGCTTATACCACCTTAAACTTTCGTGGAATGAATGACTCAAATCATATACACACTTCACTCACAAGTGCAAACAATAATTGTTCCATCCTTTTCAATATATAGAGAGCCAATAAAATatctatacaatgtgtacaatggaataTAGGAATAttcgattcagtaggatatcagatATTTATTATTTCTGGTATTTAGatagttattctagatagtatagaTGTATTATGTTtgaaaaattagtagtattttatcttaaatatttattttttaaattatattaaactaaataaataattcattatacacattgtacaaatattctattaaCTCTCTAGTAAAATTCTTTTAATACATATATGTTCATTTGTCAAAACCACTTCTGACCAAATCTTGAGATCATTGGtaagaagatattttttcatGTGAGTTGTTGGCTTGTTGCTTCATGACTACAACATTAACAAACAAAAACGCTATCAGAATGAGTAGTGAGACTCGTGGAAAAAGTTATTACCCTTTTCCCCCTTCAttgaacaaaaaaatagaaaaaaagaaaacttaTGTCTTATATTTGAGTTCATACATTCACTTAGGCTCTTTTGTTTGATGTCTATGTCTTGTCAAGATATAGATTTTATTGTTTAGTTTGTAAGACACAAAAATAAGAAGAACACGCTTATACACAAACATACACAAGATACATATATTTCATGTCTCAAGAAAATAGTGAGACACGAATTTTGGATGATGAATAcgaatttgtatattttttttttaaattattttatcctTATTCATTTTCTGAAATTTCAAATATCTCCCTTTTTTATTACAAACCCTAACCAGGAATTTTTCTTCTGTAATTGTTCTCCACCATCGAAGCTGTACCACCGTCGCACATCATCTCCGTTTCTCACTGACTCTCCTCTGTGATTAATGTAGGCTGTGCTCCGGTAGCGGTGAGCTTGTGTTGTTACTCTGCTGCCTTTGCCTCTTCATCCCGCAGCTACATTAGCCTCCTCCTAGATGTGATTTGCGTCGTTGCCGCTAGTATTTTTCTCTTgtgatatttttgttttaattttgattattcATAATATGTGTTATTGTTGATTGAGTGCTATTCTAGTGTTTGGGTATGTGGACTATCGAATTATAAGGCAATGAATTCCTGCGTGTACCTACGGCCTAAACAAAAAAAAGAGTGGACTCGTTTGTTTAAGAAAATTGCTTAGgtcttaaaaaaaaagagttgtaGAAGGAGATTTTGGTGCTGCGATAAATGAAATTCTACTAAAATTTTACTATCAATCTGCTCTTGTTATTAGACCTGATTGTTGATAAAACTAGTGATAAAAATATTGTTCAAATTGCTGATTAATATGTTAATGAAATTGCTTATCAAATTATTAATAGGTTagctttttaattattatctttgaGGAATGAGAGGACAATTTATTTGTATTGTGTTTATAAAATTGCTTATTAAATTACTTACTAAATTGTTGATCGAATTGTTTGTATTATGTGTTTGTAGAAATTGAATAAGTTGGATGATAATTCTTTGTAGAGATTGATATATTAATTTACAAATTTGGATCTTGTTTCATTGTGATAGTAGTTAGAATCAATTTTGTTTTAGAAAATTATCAATCACCTATCTTAAAgtattatttcctttattttacttaataaaattacatattaaaactcttaggaaaaactaccaaaagtaccTATAAagtttacgaacgctgacaaaagtacccataaactaaggaaattaacgaTGCACCCGTGAAAGATGGGttccgtatgacaaaagtatccaaatcttaattttttgttaattttttaataaaattcctaaactatCCTACactcaacctcaactcactttttCAACATTTCATAACTCAATTTGCACCAACTCTTGCCATGGAGTCCAAAACTACTCCTACAACAAACCAGACCAAGATcaatggtagtggtggtggtggtagaagATCGGACCTCAACCGATTCACTCATAAGTTTATAATCCATACCCAAACCAAATTAATCAAACACCAAAAAatactcaaaacataaaaattttcaaatccattcatccaatttcaattcactttagcaaaactagaaatagaaaaagccatcaaccataaaaaatcaacaaatccattcatcaaatttgaaatttatttcaacAAAAATCAGAATTAAAAGTAGCCATCAACTGGATCTTCTGTAAATCAATCTCAACCTTCATAAAAAATAGaagcagatttaaaaaaaatagaacagtatcattttagtagtaactaaatcaatttctgaaaagaagaaaaataaaataaaaatgttttaaaaaaaagaaatacattTTTCTTCGCCGGCCGACTGTAACATCGTCAATGGCAGAACCTCCATCCACAGTGCCGCCTCCCTTTTTTCTCTGATTTCTCTTTACTGAACCCGCTTTCTGTATGCAAGAGTACCACGACCCCTCTCTCTTCTCAGGTGTGCGACGACGGTATTCTCCTCGGCTGGGTCAGACACACCACGACGACGTTCTCCTCGGCTACAACAGGTGCGCCACAGCATTCTCCTCAGGTTGGGTCACAGGTGTGCGATGAAGGTGTTGTAGTCACCTTAATAGTGAGAGGGAGAAGCACTGAGAGGGGGAAGAGATTGGCGGTAATGGAGTAGGTGGGTGGCGGACGGCAATGAGGAGGTAGGAGAAGAGTTTCTGTGACTCTATGAGGGTTTTCGAGGGATAAGTGatgagagaggaagaagagaagagagggagtgacGGTAGAATGGGGTTAGGGTGGGgtaatttagaaattttattaaaaaaatcaacaaaaaattaggatttggatacttttgtcatacggaacccatctttcatgggtacagcgttaatttccttagtttatgggtacttttgtcagcgttcgtaaacttcatgggtacttttggtagtttttccaaactcttaattatttttcagctgatatttttattgatatatattTAATTAGATTTCAATCATACCTTTTCTATTTTGTTCATTGCATCTAAGCCAGTTGGTTGGTTACTTAATTTTGAAATCTATTAGTATGCTTTGACTTTGATTATGTGAGTATATGCTTATGTAATGTGAATTTTTCCTATTTCTAGTTTAATTGAGTGTTTTTCCTATTCTCTCAAGTTATTAGAGTTCTTCATTTATGtatttagttgttattgtttcttaGGAAGTGATAATGGATCGTTCTGAACAAATTAAGCTATGTGTTGGATATTACTGGATTATGAGAATGCAGTTTGACACGTTAATGCTGCTTTTTTTAGTtactttatatatgtatattaggaatAGAAGGCGGGGTCATACTTCGATTGGTCGAAGAGTGAATACATTGCTATTAAGGCGAGATGCATTAGATAATATCATTGGGGAGGGTGGAGATAGAATTGCATATGGGAGTTAAGAATGAGCTTAAATGCATTTGCAACTTTATGTGAATTGCTATAAGTTTAAGGTGGATTAGACGAAGACGGTCATGTTGGCATAGGCGAGCAAGTAGCTACTTTCTTAATCATATTAGCTCACCATACCAAAAATCGCAGCATACAAGTTAGGTTCTATAGGTCTGGTGAAACTATTAGTAGGTATTTTCACAAGGTATTGTGTTCGGTTTTGCGTGTCCAAAGTATCTTATCTGCAAAGGCAGACCTTGTATCGGAAGATTGTGTAGATCCAAGATGGAAATGGTTCAAGGTAGGTCGTGTATGTAGCTCCAATTTTTATTGGTCAAGTTAACTCTGCGGGAAATCTAGAATATCAACCAATGTCTTAGGAGTTTGCAATCGGAATATGAATTTCGTCTATGTCCTTAGCGGTTGGGAAGGATCGGCATCTGATTCAAGGATACTTAGGAATGCTATTACTCGACATAATGGCTTGAAAATACCTGTTGGTATGTCTAAATCAATCTTTTGAAAAGaataataactatttattatgagaattacAATGTAATTCTTATATTTCTCCATCCTTCTATTTTATGGTGTTATTACTTAGTGGATGCTGGCTATACTAATGGGAGAAGATTTTTATCTCCTTATAGAAATGTCTGCTATCATATGAATGAGTGGGTTCAAGGTCATCGGGCACCACAAAATCGTCTAGAGTTATTTAATAAGAAGCACTCTTCGGCTAGAAACGTGATTGAGCAGTGTTTTGGGTTGCTTAAGAAAAGATGGGCAATTCTATGAAGTCCCTCATTCTATCCTATTAAGGTTCAAAGCCACATTATTATTGCTTGttgtttgttacaaaattttattcGTATGAACATGGATGTTGATCCTGAAGAAGATGCAACTCTTTTACCAGAACATATACTCGTAGGAGATGACACTATAGTTGATGAAGCTAACACAATTGATGTTGTGGAAAGTAGCCATGAGTGGACTCAATGGCGTGAGGACCTAGCAACTGAGATGTGAGAAATATGGAGAGGAGAACGTGGCGTGTAGAGTTTTTATCTTTGCTAGTTTTGTTATGTATGCAATTTTCCTAGATTATAAATTATTGTATTTGAATTCATTTGAGTTTTTTTCTTTGTGCAATATGTATTTGCCGATTTGGATTCATAACTTGTATTCTAATTAAACATATAATTAGACAagtgtttattttaattattttaatctgtTGTAAATCTGCTGTCATTAGCATAGCAATTTTGCTGTAAttgtttactttattttattgtgCATAAATATTATCTAGCAGCAAATGGCCTCCATACTCCGCCAATGGACTAAACAAGAAACTGAACAATTTGTGGTGTTCATGGAGGAATTGATTGTTGAAGGCAAGAGGGCAGATGCCGGTCAATTTAAACCAGGACCATTTCAAAACCTGGCGGACAAGATGAATGAAAAGTTTTCTGGATGTGGTCTCACTGTAAAGTACATCAGGAATAAACACAAGCGCCTCAAAGAAAAATATATGTTTGTGGCTGAGATGTTGAGTTGTAGTGGTTTTGGGtggaattttgaaaagatgtgtGTTGAAGTGGATAGTAAACAAGTACTAGAAGAATGGGGAAAGGTGTGAATTTTTGCACATTTCATCGTTCCTCTTACAAGTACTTTAATTTTCATGTAATTGTACGTATATGCATTTATAATGTACACTTTTTTTATGTTGTATAGGGTCGCAATATTACGCTTTATACTCCAGGCAAGCCATTTTCGTTGTTTGAACGTCTTGGGAACATTTTTGGCAAGGATAAAGCTACTGGTCTTGATGTATGCAGTAGAAAAGATGCTGAAGAAGATGTCACACTGGGCTCTACATTTCTGCGGCCACATCTGGTGGCTTGGGTTTAGGCGGAGATGATGTTGACATGGAAGATTTAGCAGCTGCCAAGGGCGAACTACCCAATACCTTTTCGACCTCATTTGCTTCATCAAGTGAGAAAAATCAAGAACGTCACACTGCAACTAAAAAAAAGCAATGATGCTGCAGTCCTATCACACTTAGCTGAAACTTTTAAAGCTGCAGTTGAGGATCAAGGAAAGCATGTGCAGGTACTAGCCAATGCAATGTCTGGTATTAATGAGCAAGTGGATCTTGGCCGAACGCTGAAGAGTCTTGGTTTCAACACAATGGAGATCGTGCAAATTGC
This window contains:
- the LOC112722446 gene encoding protein NRT1/ PTR FAMILY 2.9 isoform X1, encoding MDLVSKKETMEEKNERKSLENNEKSVVITNQDESNNKIKYRGWKVMPFIIGNETFEKLGTIGTLANLLVYLTTVFNLDSITATNIINIFNGSASLSTLLGAFLCDTYFGRFKTLGFCTVASFLFSTVSPNLAGQALIRRGTELHLRVCRWPMSCCMHKGLLTIQLTAAIKTMHPPQCGNSSTICEGPNAGQMTFLLAGFALLIVGAAGIRPCNLAFGADQFNPNTESGKKGINSFFNWYFFTFTFAQMVSLSLIVYIQSNVSWAVGLGIPAGLMLFSCVVYYLGSKSYVKVKATGSPVTSIVQVVVVSFKKRGLNLPDQDPLLSLFDYMPPHSINSKLPHTCQFRFLDKAAIVTPQDHINQDGSASDPWNLCSIQQVEELKCLLRVIPIWLSGIVYYVALVQQNTMLVFQALQSDRRVFHSNFQIPAASYTIFTMLSLTIWIPIYDRKVVPLLQRVTKKEGGFTLLQRMGIGMFISILCMIVSGIVEEQRRTMALTKPLGIMPRNGAISSMSGSWLIPQLALAGLSEAFTLVGQVEFYYKQFPENMRSLAGSLFFCGLAGSSYLSSLLISVIHKVTEKSATGNWLPQDLNKGRLDYFYFIIGGVGVINLCYFIVCAKWYKYKGVGDGSNDNSSSIELDHVSKKYERSVNGV
- the LOC112722446 gene encoding protein NRT1/ PTR FAMILY 2.9 isoform X2, whose protein sequence is MDLVSKKETMEEKNERKSLENNEKSVVITNQDESNNKIKYRGWKVMPFIIGNETFEKLGTIGTLANLLVYLTTVFNLDSITATNIINIFNGSASLSTLLGAFLCDTYFGRFKTLGFCTVASFLGLLTIQLTAAIKTMHPPQCGNSSTICEGPNAGQMTFLLAGFALLIVGAAGIRPCNLAFGADQFNPNTESGKKGINSFFNWYFFTFTFAQMVSLSLIVYIQSNVSWAVGLGIPAGLMLFSCVVYYLGSKSYVKVKATGSPVTSIVQVVVVSFKKRGLNLPDQDPLLSLFDYMPPHSINSKLPHTCQFRFLDKAAIVTPQDHINQDGSASDPWNLCSIQQVEELKCLLRVIPIWLSGIVYYVALVQQNTMLVFQALQSDRRVFHSNFQIPAASYTIFTMLSLTIWIPIYDRKVVPLLQRVTKKEGGFTLLQRMGIGMFISILCMIVSGIVEEQRRTMALTKPLGIMPRNGAISSMSGSWLIPQLALAGLSEAFTLVGQVEFYYKQFPENMRSLAGSLFFCGLAGSSYLSSLLISVIHKVTEKSATGNWLPQDLNKGRLDYFYFIIGGVGVINLCYFIVCAKWYKYKGVGDGSNDNSSSIELDHVSKKYERSVNGV